A portion of the Bifidobacterium lemurum genome contains these proteins:
- the xylA gene encoding xylose isomerase, with product MGLWDIDKIEYVGREQGPQEGLAFHYYDAEKVVAGKKMKDWMRFGVAWWHTFDQELVDPFGTGTSHRPWYGKYSNPMDEALAKVDYAFEFFTKLGAEFFCFHDRDIAPEGDTLRETNANLDKVVDKIEENMKSTGVKLLWNTSSLFTNPRFVSGASTSPFADIYAYSGGQLKHSLEIAKRLGAENYVFWGGREGYENLWNTQMQREQAHMAQFFHMCHEYAKEIGLDAQFLIEPKAKEPTMHQYDFDAATAIAFLKTYDIDFMKLNLEGNHANLAGHTYQHEIRTAREAGVLGSLDANQGDKLIGWDMDEFPTDLYETTTVMWEVLDEGSIGPKGGLNFDAKPRRTSFYAEDLFRSHIAGMDTFAAGLLIADKMHQDKFIQNLQAERYSSYDSGIGKDIDEGKVTLADLEAYSLDKPQSELIAATKSDHLESVKATINNYMLETLANA from the coding sequence ATGGGTCTGTGGGATATCGACAAGATTGAGTACGTCGGCCGCGAGCAGGGTCCGCAGGAAGGCCTCGCCTTCCACTATTACGACGCCGAGAAGGTCGTTGCCGGCAAGAAGATGAAGGATTGGATGCGCTTCGGCGTCGCTTGGTGGCACACCTTCGACCAGGAGCTGGTCGATCCGTTCGGCACCGGCACCTCGCATCGTCCGTGGTACGGCAAGTACTCCAACCCGATGGACGAGGCGCTCGCCAAGGTGGACTACGCCTTCGAGTTCTTCACCAAGCTCGGCGCCGAGTTCTTCTGCTTCCATGATCGCGACATCGCCCCCGAAGGCGACACTCTGCGCGAGACCAACGCCAACCTCGACAAGGTTGTGGACAAGATCGAGGAGAACATGAAGTCCACCGGCGTCAAGCTGCTGTGGAACACCTCCTCCCTGTTCACCAACCCGCGCTTCGTCTCCGGCGCCTCCACCTCGCCGTTCGCCGACATCTACGCCTACTCCGGCGGCCAGCTGAAGCACTCCCTCGAAATCGCCAAGCGTCTGGGTGCCGAGAACTACGTGTTCTGGGGCGGCCGCGAAGGCTACGAGAACCTGTGGAACACGCAGATGCAGCGCGAGCAGGCCCACATGGCCCAGTTCTTCCACATGTGCCATGAGTACGCCAAGGAGATCGGCCTGGACGCCCAGTTCCTGATCGAGCCGAAGGCCAAGGAACCCACGATGCACCAGTACGACTTCGATGCCGCCACCGCCATCGCCTTCCTGAAGACCTACGACATCGACTTCATGAAGCTCAACCTCGAGGGCAACCACGCCAACCTGGCCGGCCACACCTACCAGCACGAGATCCGCACCGCCCGTGAGGCCGGCGTGCTCGGCTCGCTGGATGCCAACCAGGGTGACAAGCTCATCGGCTGGGATATGGATGAGTTCCCGACCGACCTGTACGAGACCACCACCGTGATGTGGGAGGTGCTCGACGAGGGCTCCATCGGCCCCAAGGGCGGCCTGAACTTCGACGCCAAGCCGCGTCGTACCTCCTTCTACGCCGAGGATCTGTTCCGCTCGCACATCGCCGGCATGGACACCTTCGCCGCCGGTCTGCTGATCGCCGACAAGATGCACCAGGACAAGTTCATCCAGAACCTGCAGGCCGAGCGCTACAGCTCCTACGACTCCGGCATCGGCAAGGACATCGACGAGGGCAAGGTCACCCTGGCCGACCTCGAGGCTTACAGCCTCGACAAGCCGCAGTCCGAGCTCATCGCCGCGACCAAGTCCGACCACCTCGAGTCCGTCAAGGCCACGATCAACAACTACATGCTCGAAACCCTTGCTAATGCCTGA
- a CDS encoding DEAD/DEAH box helicase gives MNAADAPAKTFAELGVPQPLVRVLAADGKTTAFPIQADTLADSLAGRDLLGRGRTGSGKTLAFAIPLVARLNDETSVTELAMQEFEQLRNIKDNDARRKAMLPHPRGLVLAPTRELVNQIDEVIRPLADAYGMSTATIYGGVKYSRQIAELRDGADIIVACPGRLEDLLRQNALSLESVEITVLDEADEMADMGFLPAVTRLLEQVDADGQRMLFSATLDHGVDKVVKRFLTDARVHAVDDADAQVDTMTHHVFAVSQGNKHEVIRELASGKGKRILFTRTKFQAKNMAKKLVDQGIPAVDLQGNLNQNQRDRNLAAFSSGEVRVLVATDVAARGIDVSDVEMVVQTEPPEDPKSFLHRSGRTARAGEKGDVVTLVLPNQERGTRSMMRRAGIQVQCETITPNSPVLEELVGEHAPLVHGWTLSVPVVNPSAGRSRRRKGSGSYGKNAGGQYRKTSGSERKRSAEGLRPRDEKASGGKVGKYDNRKSTASTEQRREGKRSQQWNDWNTDSRGSRGENGRGGRRSAAGFRSSRSGKRAAAPFRSGR, from the coding sequence CTGAACGCCGCCGACGCCCCCGCGAAGACCTTCGCCGAGCTGGGCGTTCCCCAGCCGCTGGTGCGCGTGCTCGCCGCCGACGGCAAAACCACCGCGTTCCCCATCCAGGCCGACACTCTGGCCGATTCGCTGGCAGGCCGCGATCTGCTCGGCCGCGGCCGCACCGGCTCCGGCAAGACGCTCGCCTTCGCGATTCCGCTGGTCGCCCGTCTGAACGACGAGACCAGCGTGACCGAACTGGCCATGCAGGAATTCGAACAGCTGCGCAACATCAAAGACAACGACGCGCGCCGCAAGGCGATGCTGCCCCACCCCCGCGGCCTGGTGCTGGCACCGACCCGCGAACTGGTCAACCAGATCGACGAGGTGATCCGCCCGCTCGCCGACGCCTACGGCATGAGCACCGCCACCATCTACGGCGGCGTCAAATACAGCCGGCAGATCGCCGAACTGCGCGACGGCGCCGACATCATCGTCGCCTGCCCCGGCCGACTCGAGGATCTGCTGCGCCAGAACGCGCTCTCGCTCGAATCCGTGGAGATCACCGTGCTCGACGAGGCCGATGAGATGGCCGACATGGGCTTCCTGCCCGCGGTCACCCGCCTGCTCGAACAGGTGGACGCCGACGGACAGCGCATGCTGTTCTCCGCCACGCTCGACCACGGCGTCGACAAGGTGGTCAAGCGCTTCCTCACCGACGCGCGCGTGCATGCGGTCGACGACGCCGACGCGCAGGTCGACACCATGACCCATCACGTGTTCGCAGTATCCCAAGGCAACAAGCATGAGGTGATCCGCGAGCTCGCCTCCGGCAAGGGCAAGCGCATCCTGTTCACCCGCACCAAATTCCAAGCCAAGAACATGGCCAAGAAGCTCGTCGACCAGGGCATTCCCGCGGTCGACCTGCAGGGCAACCTCAACCAGAACCAGCGCGACCGCAATCTGGCCGCGTTCTCCAGCGGCGAGGTGCGCGTGCTGGTCGCCACTGACGTGGCCGCGCGCGGCATCGACGTGAGCGATGTGGAGATGGTGGTGCAGACCGAGCCGCCGGAGGATCCCAAGTCCTTCCTGCATCGTTCCGGCCGCACCGCGCGCGCCGGCGAGAAGGGCGACGTGGTCACGCTGGTTCTGCCGAACCAGGAACGCGGCACCCGTTCGATGATGCGCCGCGCCGGCATCCAGGTGCAATGCGAGACGATCACTCCGAACTCGCCGGTTCTCGAGGAGCTCGTCGGCGAGCATGCGCCGCTGGTGCATGGCTGGACGCTGAGCGTTCCGGTGGTCAATCCCTCCGCGGGGCGCTCGCGTCGACGCAAGGGATCCGGTTCGTACGGCAAGAACGCCGGCGGACAGTACCGCAAAACGTCCGGTTCCGAACGCAAGCGTTCCGCCGAGGGGCTGAGGCCGCGCGATGAGAAAGCCTCGGGCGGCAAGGTCGGCAAATACGACAACCGCAAGTCCACCGCAAGCACCGAGCAGCGCCGTGAAGGCAAGCGCTCGCAGCAGTGGAACGATTGGAACACCGACTCGCGTGGTTCGCGCGGCGAAAACGGGCGGGGCGGTCGTCGTTCCGCCGCCGGATTCCGCTCGTCGCGCTCTGGAAAGCGCGCCGCGGCACCCTTCCGCAGCGGTCGCTGA
- the ettA gene encoding energy-dependent translational throttle protein EttA translates to MAEFVYQMIKARKAFGDRVILDDVTLSFLPGAKIGVVGPNGMGKSTLLKIMAGIETVSNGEASLTPGFTVGILQQEPPLDDTKTVGENIKMAFGEIAQKVARFNEIGEEMANPDADFDALMDEMGKLQNDIDAADGWDLDSQLEQAMDALQCPDPDTPVNVCSGGERRRVALCKLLLEAPDLLLLDEPTNHLDAESILWLEQFLHQYKGAVIAVTHDRYFMDNVAEWICEVDRGHLYPYKGNYTTYLETKAKRMEIQGAKDAKLAKRLKDELDWVRSSPKARQAKNKARLERYDQMEQEARNNKKLDFSEIQIPAGPRLGSMVLEANHIHKAFGDRVLIDDLSFTLPRNGIVGVIGPNGVGKSTLFKTIVGLEPLSGGELKVGETVKISYVDQNRAGLDPNKNLWEAVSDGLDFIEVAGVEVPTRAYVASFGFKGSDQQKLTGVLSGGERNRLNLALTLKQGGNLLLLDEPTNDLDVETLESLENALIQFPGCAVVVSHDRWFLDRVATHILAWEGDDENPARWYWFEGNFQSYQENKVERLGEEASRPHRLHRKLTRV, encoded by the coding sequence TTGGCTGAATTCGTATATCAGATGATCAAGGCGCGCAAGGCCTTCGGCGACCGCGTGATCCTCGACGACGTGACCCTGAGCTTCCTGCCGGGCGCGAAGATCGGCGTGGTGGGCCCCAACGGCATGGGCAAGTCCACGCTGCTCAAGATCATGGCCGGCATCGAAACCGTGAGCAACGGCGAGGCCTCCCTCACCCCCGGCTTCACGGTCGGCATCCTGCAGCAGGAGCCGCCGCTGGACGACACCAAAACCGTGGGCGAGAACATCAAGATGGCCTTCGGCGAAATCGCCCAGAAGGTGGCGCGTTTCAACGAGATCGGCGAGGAGATGGCGAATCCCGACGCCGACTTCGACGCGCTGATGGATGAGATGGGCAAGCTGCAGAACGACATCGACGCCGCGGACGGCTGGGATCTCGACTCCCAGCTCGAGCAGGCGATGGACGCGCTGCAGTGCCCCGACCCGGACACCCCGGTGAACGTGTGCTCCGGTGGCGAGCGCCGCCGCGTGGCCCTGTGCAAGCTGCTGCTCGAGGCCCCCGACCTGCTGCTGCTCGACGAGCCCACCAACCACCTCGACGCCGAGTCGATCCTGTGGCTGGAGCAGTTCCTGCACCAGTACAAGGGCGCCGTCATCGCCGTCACCCACGACCGCTACTTCATGGACAATGTGGCCGAGTGGATCTGCGAGGTCGACCGCGGCCACCTCTACCCCTACAAGGGCAACTACACCACCTATTTGGAAACCAAGGCGAAGCGTATGGAGATCCAGGGCGCCAAGGACGCCAAGCTCGCCAAGCGTCTGAAGGACGAGCTCGACTGGGTGCGCTCCTCCCCCAAGGCCCGCCAGGCCAAGAACAAGGCCCGTCTGGAGCGTTACGACCAGATGGAGCAGGAGGCGCGCAACAACAAGAAGCTCGACTTCTCCGAGATTCAGATTCCGGCCGGCCCCCGTCTGGGCTCCATGGTGCTCGAAGCCAACCACATCCACAAGGCCTTCGGAGACCGCGTGCTCATCGACGATCTGAGCTTCACGCTGCCGCGCAACGGCATCGTCGGCGTGATCGGCCCCAACGGCGTGGGCAAGTCCACGCTGTTCAAGACGATCGTCGGCCTGGAGCCGCTCTCCGGCGGCGAACTGAAGGTCGGCGAAACCGTGAAGATCAGCTACGTGGACCAGAACCGCGCCGGACTCGACCCGAACAAGAACCTGTGGGAGGCCGTCTCCGACGGTCTTGACTTCATCGAGGTCGCCGGCGTCGAGGTGCCGACCCGCGCCTATGTGGCGAGCTTCGGTTTCAAGGGCTCCGACCAGCAGAAGCTCACAGGCGTGCTCTCCGGCGGCGAGCGCAACCGCCTGAATCTGGCCCTGACCCTCAAGCAGGGCGGCAACCTGCTGCTGCTCGACGAGCCCACCAACGATCTGGACGTCGAGACGCTGGAAAGCCTGGAGAACGCGCTGATTCAGTTCCCCGGCTGCGCCGTGGTCGTCTCCCACGACCGTTGGTTCCTCGACCGCGTCGCCACGCATATCCTCGCGTGGGAGGGCGATGACGAGAATCCGGCCCGTTGGTACTGGTTCGAGGGCAACTTCCAGTCCTACCAGGAGAACAAGGTGGAGCGTCTGGGTGAGGAGGCGTCCCGCCCGCACCGCCTGCACCGCAAGCTGACCCGCGTCTGA
- a CDS encoding acyl-CoA thioesterase, with translation MTDTATTTPLDHLVNVLRLGRPSDYRNHTYINGESLYFPTGRVYGGQVIAQAMMAAAKTVSPSRLPHSIHGYFIAAGDIRQDLLFDVETLRDGRSFSARRVNVTQAEGPILTAIASFQESGQSGVEFADPMPADVPAPETLTSAKELMAPYAEHSPFANYYAQKSPFDIRHVTPTIMLGADNESAKRDSGKQMVWMKVDGTVDAPQVMHRAILAMECDQVMMEPVLRRAGLSISTPGISYASIDHSMWWYRDIDINQWHLYVQDTPTAAHGRGLGTAKVYAQDGELVAVMTQEAMIRVPHK, from the coding sequence ATGACCGATACCGCCACGACCACACCTCTGGACCATCTGGTGAACGTGCTGCGGTTGGGAAGGCCCTCCGATTACCGCAACCACACGTACATCAACGGCGAAAGCCTCTACTTCCCCACCGGCCGCGTCTACGGCGGCCAGGTGATCGCGCAGGCGATGATGGCCGCGGCGAAAACCGTCTCCCCGAGCCGCCTGCCGCATTCGATCCACGGCTATTTCATCGCGGCCGGCGACATCCGTCAGGACTTGCTGTTCGACGTCGAAACGCTGCGCGACGGCCGCTCGTTCTCCGCGAGACGGGTGAATGTGACGCAGGCCGAGGGGCCGATCCTCACCGCGATCGCCAGCTTCCAGGAGAGCGGGCAGTCCGGCGTCGAATTCGCCGACCCCATGCCCGCCGACGTGCCGGCGCCGGAAACCCTGACCAGCGCCAAGGAGCTCATGGCCCCGTACGCCGAACATTCCCCGTTCGCGAACTACTACGCGCAGAAGTCGCCGTTCGACATCCGCCATGTGACGCCCACGATCATGCTGGGCGCCGACAATGAGTCCGCGAAACGCGATTCCGGCAAGCAGATGGTGTGGATGAAGGTGGATGGCACGGTGGACGCGCCACAGGTGATGCACCGCGCGATCCTCGCGATGGAATGCGATCAGGTGATGATGGAGCCGGTGCTGCGCCGCGCCGGACTGAGCATCTCCACGCCGGGCATCTCCTACGCCTCGATCGACCATTCGATGTGGTGGTACCGCGACATCGACATCAACCAGTGGCATCTATACGTGCAGGACACGCCGACCGCCGCGCACGGCCGCGGACTGGGCACGGCGAAGGTCTACGCGCAGGACGGCGAACTGGTGGCGGTCATGACCCAGGAGGCCATGATCCGCGTGCCGCACAAGTGA
- a CDS encoding IS110 family transposase: protein MTPPMETIYAGVDTHTDTHTLALLDWRGRPLATRTFPTDAAGYEALAGMLPDPSRVVVGVEGTNSYGAALARRLAAAGYETREVLRPKRAVRRRDGKSDPVDAAEAARSVMAGDGTGPKSSDGWVEALRHLNTQRDRLVSAMTTLSNSVNGMLVTAPETVRDRYRSLRTGRRMTRLAACRPAGGPVERAALTAMKASATAWKALREQADGLERAMREILEEHARALLDLNGVGVVTAATLAVVAGDNPERVRSEAAFAKLCGACPLPASSGRTSRHRLNRGGNRQGNKALHQIAVVRLRHHQPTRDYMAKRTREGKSKMETIRCLKRYIAREIHRVLIAVRDGDPGREPPARRGAMLRELRLSHALTQRQVGQALGVPSSRISEIERGARDLPELERRATQWIHSTTDTPPQQQLDKL from the coding sequence ATGACGCCGCCCATGGAGACGATCTACGCCGGGGTGGACACCCACACCGACACCCACACGCTCGCCCTGCTCGACTGGCGCGGACGGCCGCTGGCCACGCGGACGTTCCCGACCGACGCCGCCGGCTACGAGGCGCTGGCGGGCATGCTGCCCGACCCGTCCCGGGTCGTGGTGGGCGTGGAGGGGACCAACTCGTACGGCGCGGCCCTGGCCCGCAGGCTCGCCGCCGCGGGCTACGAGACGCGCGAGGTGCTGCGCCCCAAACGCGCGGTGCGCCGCAGGGACGGCAAGTCCGACCCCGTCGACGCCGCCGAGGCGGCCAGGAGCGTCATGGCCGGAGACGGGACCGGGCCGAAGAGCTCGGACGGCTGGGTCGAGGCCCTGCGCCACCTCAACACGCAGCGCGACCGGCTGGTGTCGGCCATGACCACGCTGTCCAACAGCGTCAACGGCATGCTCGTCACCGCGCCCGAGACCGTCCGGGACCGCTACCGGAGCCTGAGGACCGGGAGGCGCATGACCCGCCTTGCCGCCTGCCGGCCCGCCGGCGGGCCGGTCGAGCGCGCCGCGCTCACCGCGATGAAGGCGTCCGCGACGGCGTGGAAGGCCCTCCGCGAACAGGCGGACGGGCTCGAGAGGGCGATGCGCGAGATCCTCGAGGAACACGCCCGCGCGCTGCTCGACCTGAACGGGGTCGGCGTCGTCACCGCGGCCACCCTGGCCGTCGTCGCCGGCGACAACCCCGAACGAGTCAGAAGCGAGGCCGCGTTCGCCAAACTGTGCGGCGCGTGCCCCCTGCCCGCCTCCAGCGGCAGGACCAGCCGCCACCGGCTCAACCGGGGAGGCAACCGGCAGGGCAACAAGGCCCTGCACCAGATCGCCGTCGTGCGCCTGCGCCACCACCAGCCCACCCGCGACTACATGGCCAAAAGGACCCGCGAGGGCAAAAGCAAGATGGAGACCATCCGCTGCCTCAAACGCTACATCGCCCGCGAGATCCACCGCGTCCTCATCGCCGTCCGCGACGGCGACCCCGGACGCGAGCCACCCGCCCGGCGCGGCGCCATGCTGCGCGAACTGAGGCTCTCCCACGCGCTGACCCAGCGACAGGTCGGACAGGCCCTCGGCGTGCCCTCCAGCAGGATCAGCGAGATCGAACGAGGCGCCCGCGACCTGCCCGAACTCGAACGACGAGCCACCCAATGGATCCACAGCACCACCGACACACCACCCCAACAACAGCTTGACAAACTATAG
- a CDS encoding DUF3180 domain-containing protein, which produces MNARRTSWWYYLIAIALGLLGGAGIAVYDEHSGASMLGAPWFVSGLLAVLGVVVLVLALQVHKYATTDPRKRPNTFVNPTLAVYTLVLAKALGLAGAALAGWYGGQALLSIAHMEADYYSQVVLECAIAVVVCLADMVIGIVGEWLCQLPPTEGAEHPKMKKAARSRQMAGAVSKSAE; this is translated from the coding sequence ATGAACGCACGGCGCACCTCATGGTGGTATTACCTCATCGCCATCGCGCTCGGCCTATTGGGCGGCGCCGGCATCGCCGTCTACGACGAGCATTCCGGAGCATCGATGCTCGGCGCGCCTTGGTTCGTCTCCGGACTGCTGGCCGTGCTTGGGGTCGTCGTGCTCGTGCTGGCCCTGCAGGTGCATAAATACGCCACCACCGACCCCCGCAAGCGGCCGAACACGTTCGTGAATCCCACTTTGGCCGTGTACACGCTGGTGCTGGCCAAAGCCTTGGGACTCGCCGGCGCGGCGCTCGCCGGATGGTACGGCGGCCAGGCGCTGCTGTCCATCGCGCATATGGAGGCGGATTATTACTCGCAGGTCGTGCTCGAATGCGCGATCGCCGTGGTGGTCTGCCTGGCCGATATGGTGATCGGCATCGTGGGGGAGTGGCTGTGCCAGTTGCCTCCCACCGAAGGCGCGGAGCATCCCAAAATGAAGAAGGCGGCCAGAAGCCGCCAAATGGCGGGCGCGGTCTCCAAATCCGCCGAATAG